The Quercus robur chromosome 7, dhQueRobu3.1, whole genome shotgun sequence genome has a segment encoding these proteins:
- the LOC126691647 gene encoding pentatricopeptide repeat-containing protein At3g53700, chloroplastic yields the protein MAFSSCLKCYPLSLPHSINYHPPPLSFSHKPTSFISFASTQHHDQVTAPSPLSNSTPPTTLSQLPSDFTPKQLLDTLRRQTDESSALRIFEWASKQSSFTPSSAIYEEILRKLGKVGSFESMRSVLEEMKLAGCEISTGTFLIFIMSYAEFELYDEIVGGVEMMENEFGLKPDTHFCNFLLNVLVDGNKLKLVETMHSSMVSRGIKPDVSTFNVLIKALCKAHQIRPAILMMEEMPNYGLSPDEKTFTTLMQGYIEEGNISGALRIREQMVEVGCPCTSVTVNVLINGLCKEGRIEEALSFVQEMSNEGFRPDQFTFNTLVNGLCRAGHVKHALEVMDVMLQEGFDPDIFTYNSLISGLCKLGEVEEAKEVLNQMVLRDCSPNTITYNTLISTLCKENRVEEATELIRVLTSKGILPDVCTFNSLIQGLCLTSNHRMAMELFEEMKKKGCQPDEFTYNILIDSLCSRGKLEKALSLLKEMESSGCSRNVFIYNTLIDGFCKNKRIEDAEEIFDQMELLGVSRNSVTYNSLIDGLCKSRRMEEASQLMDQMIMEGLKPDKFTYNSLLTFFCRDGDIKKAADIVQSMTSNGCEPDIVTYGTLIGGLCRAGRIEVASRLLRTVQMKGMIPSPPAYNPVIQALFKRKRAKEGMMLFREMMEKGDPPDAVTYKIVFRGLCNGGGPIREAVDFVVEMMEKGFVPQFSSFILLAEGLCALAMEDTLIKLVDMVMEKAGFSDSEVSMIRGFLKIRKFQDALATLGDILDSRNPRKAYR from the coding sequence ATGGCTTTCTCTTCCTGTCTAAAATGTTATCCTTTGTCTCTACCACATTCCATAAACTACCACCCACCACCGCTCTCATTCTCTCACAAACCCACCTCCTTCATCTCCTTCGCCTCCACACAACACCATGACCAAGTCACAGCCCCTTCTCCACTCTCCAATTCAACTCCACCCACTACTCTCTCTCAGCTCCCTTCAGACTTCACCCCAAAGCAACTCCTTGACACCCTTCGCCGCCAAACCGACGAGTCTTCAGCCCTTCGCATATTCGAATGGGCCTCGAAGCAGTCCAGCTTCACACCCAGTTCGGCCATATACGAGGAGATTCTTCGTAAGCTTGGAAAGGTGGGGTCTTTCGAATCGATGAGAAGTGTCTTGGAAGAAATGAAACTCGCGGGGTGTGAGATTAGTACAGGTactttcttgatttttattatgAGCTATGCAGAGTTTGAATTATATGATGAAATTGTTGGTGGTGTGGAAATGATGGAGAATGAGTTTGGCTTAAAACCTGACACGCATTTTTGTAACTTCTTGTTGAATGTTCTTGTTGATGGTAATAAGCTTAAACTAGTTGAAACCATGCATTCGAGTATGGTTAGTAGAGGAATTAAGCCAGATGTTTCCACTTTTAATGTATTGATAAAGGCTCTTTGTAAAGCTCATCAAATTAGGCCGGCCATTTTGATGATGGAAGAGATGCCAAACTATGGTTTGTCACCGGATGAGAAAACGTTCACCACGCTAATGCAAGGTTATATTGAGGAAGGTAATATTAGTGGTGCATTGAGAATTAGAGAACAAATGGTAGAAGTTGGTTGCCCATGCACCAGTGTGACAGTTAATGTTTTGATTAATGGGTTATGCAAAGAGGGTAGGATTGAGGAAGCGTTGAGTTTTGTTCAGGAGATGTCAAATGAAGGCTTCCGTCCTGATCAGTTTACGTTCAACACTTTGGTTAATGGTTTGTGCCGGGCGGGACATGTCAAACATGCTTTGGAGGTTATGGATGTAATGCTGCAGGAAGGGTTTGATCCGGATATATTTACGTACAACTCTTTGATTTCTGGGTTGTGTAAATTGGGTGAAGTTGAAGAGGCAAAGGAAGTTCTTAATCAGATGGTTCTGAGGGATTGTTCCCCTAACACTATCACTTATAACACTCTAATTAGCACCTTGTGTAAGGAGAACCGAGTTGAAGAGGCCACTGAACTTATTCGTGTTCTAACAAGCAAGGGAATTTTACCTGATGTTTGTACGTTTAATTCTCTGATTCAAGGACTCTGTTTGACTAGTAATCATAGAATGGCAATGGAGCTAtttgaggagatgaagaagaaagggTGTCAACCTGATGAATTTACTTACAATATTTTGATTGACAGCCTCTGTTCTAGAGGGAAACTTGAGAAAGCTTTGAGCTTGCTGAAAGAGATGGAGTCAAGTGGCTGCTCACGGAATGTTTTTATATACAATACTTTGATAGATGGGTTCTGCAAAAACAAGAGAATTGAGGATGCGGAGGAAATTTTTGATCAGATGGAACTCCTAGGGGTTTCAAGAAATTCAGTGACCTACAACAGCCTTATTGATGGTCTTTGTAAGAGCAGGAGGATGGAAGAGGCTTCTCAGCTTATGGATCAGATGATAATGGAAGGATTGAAACCTGACAAGTTCACATACAATTCCCTGCTCACATTCTTCTGCAGAGATGGTGATATAAAGAAGGCAGCAGATATTGTTCAAAGTATGACTTCAAATGGGTGTGAACCAGACATTGTCACTTATGGGACTCTTATTGGGGGCTTGTGCAGGGCAGGTAGAATTGAGGTTGCAAGTAGGCTCCTCAGAACTGTTCAGATGAAAGGAATGATCCCGAGTCCACCAGCTTATAATCCTGTAATTCAAGCACTATTTAAGCGAAAGAGAGCAAAAGAAGGCATGATGCTTTTTAGAGAAATGATGGAGAAGGGCGATCCTCCTGATGCCGTTACGTATAAAATTGTTTTTCGTGGGCTTTGCAATGGTGGAGGACCAATTAGAGAAGCTGTTGATTTCGTGGTTGAGATGATGGAGAAAGGATTTGTTCCACAATTTTCATCATTCATTTTGCTGGCTGAAGGACTTTGCGCTTTAGCCATGGAGGACACCCTAATCAAACTTGTTGATATGGTCATGGAGAAAGCAGGCTTCTCAGACAGTGAAGTTTCCATGATAAGGGGGTTTCTCAAAATCCGTAAATTTCAAGATGCCTTGGCCACTCTTGGTGATATCTTGGATAGCCGAAATCCCAGAAAAGCTTACAGGTGA
- the LOC126691646 gene encoding eukaryotic translation initiation factor 3 subunit A-like, whose amino-acid sequence MSNFAKPENALKRAEELINVGQKQDALQTLHGLFTSRRHRAWQKPLERSMFKYIELCVDLRRGRFAKDGLIQYRIICQQVNVSSLEEVIKHFMHLSTERAEQARSQAQALEEALDVEDLEADKRPEDLMLSYVSGEKGKDRSDRELVTPWFKFLWETYRTVLEILRNNSKLEALYAMTAHRAFQFCKQYKRTTEFRRLCEIIRNHLANLNKYRDQRDRPDLSAPESLQLYLDTRFEQLKVATELELWQEAFRSVEDIHGLMFMVKKTPKASLMVVYYAKLTEIFWISASHLYHAYAWFRLFLLQKSFNKNLSQKDLQLIASSVVLAALSVMPYDRIHSGSHSDLENEKERNLKMANLIGFNLESKLESREVLSRSSLLSELVAKGVMSCVIQEVKDLYHLLEHDFFPLDLASKVQPLLTKIAKFGGKLSSASSVPEVQLSQYVPALEKLTTLRLLQQVSQVYQAMMIESLSRMIPFFDFSVVERISVDAVKNKFLAAKVDHMKGIVTFDNMGLESEILRDHLTILAQTLNKARAMIYPPSRNASKLGELLPSLAETVDKEHKRVLARKSIIEKRKEEEERKLLEKERLEESKRIELQKITEEAERKRLAFEFEERKNERIRREIEERDLAEAQALLQEASQRIKWKGKKTGIEGEKLTKQSVMELTLTEQLRERQEMEKKLQKLAKTMDYLERAKREEAAPLVEAAYQQRLVEERALHEHEQQQEIELSKQRHDKEVKEKERLARIKNNKEIFQERVVSRRQDEFIRLRREREEQIAQILMSRRQEREKMRKMKFYLSLEEERQKKLREEEEAQKREEAERQRKEQAERQAKLDEIAEKQRQRERELEEKERLRREALLGRPTEGPLKPSQPPTSPRPLDTGSAAVPAPAAAAAAAAPSSGKFVPRFRRGSESSGQAPPPESDRWGSRQDDRMTQAGDRWRSDDRRSSGGSSFGGGGGSRSTWSSSRIPTRGSER is encoded by the exons ATGTCGAATTTTGCGAAACCAGAAAATGCTTTGAAACGAGCTGAAG AGTTAATAAATGTTGGACAAAAGCAAGATGCATTGCAAACACTTCATGGCCTTTTCACCTCAAGGAGACACAGAGCATGGCAAAAGCCACTTGAAAGGAGTATGTTTAAGTATATAGAGCTGTGTGTAGACTTGCGGAGGGGTCGGTTTGCCAAGGATGGACTCATTCAATATCGTATCATATGTCAGCAAGTAAATGTTAGTTCTTTGGAGGAGGTAATCAAACATTTCATGCATCTATCAACTGAGCGAGCTGAGCAAGCTCGTAGCCAGGCACAAGCTTTAGAAGAAGCTCTTGATGTTGAAGATCTAGAAGCAGATAAAAGACCAGAAGACTTAATGCTAAGCTACGTGAGTGGAGAGAAAGGGAAAGATAGATCTGATCGAGAGCTTGTGACCCCATGGTTTAAATTTCTATGGGAAACGTATAGAACAGTGCTTGAAATCTTACGGAACAATTCAAAATTGGAAGCACTATATGCG ATGACAGCGCATCGAGCTTTCCAGTTTTGTAAGCAATACAAACGAACAACAGAGTTTCGCAGGCTGTGTGAGATCATAAGAAATCATTTGGCAAATCTCAACAAATATCGAGACCAGAGGGACCGACCTGATCTTTCAGCTCCTGAAAGCTTGCAACTGTATCTTGACACGAGATTTGAGCAGCTAAAAGTTGCCACTGAACTTGAACTCTGGCag GAAGCCTTTCGATCAGTTGAGGACATTCATGGATTGATGTTCATGGTCAAGAAAACGCCCAAGGCATCCTTGATGGTTGTTTATTATGCTAAGCTAACTGAAATATTTTGGATTTCTGCTAGCCATCTTTATCATGCTTATGCATGGTTCAGGCTTTTCTTATTACAGAAAAGCTTCAATAAGAACTTGAGCCAGAAGGATTTGCAATTGATAGCATCATCTGTTGTTTTGGCTGCTCTTTCAGTGATGCCTTATGATCGCATCCACAGTGGATCTCATTCAGATCTtgagaatgagaaagagagaaacctGAAGATGGCTAATCTCATAGGATTTAATCTTGAGTCTAAACTTGAGAGCAGAGAAGTG CTTTCAAGGTCATCCCTTCTCTCCGAACTG GTGGCCAAAGGTGTAATGTCTTGTGTAATTCAAGAAGTGAAAGACCTTTACCATCTTCTAGAACATGACTTTTTCCCTCTAGATCTTGCATCAAAAGTTCAGCCTTTGTTAACCAAAATTGCAAAATTTGGTGGCAAGCTTTCTTCAGCTTCTTCTGTCCCAGAAGTACAATTGTCTCAATATGTTCCTGCCCTGGAAAAGCTTACGACTTTGAGATTGTTACAGCAG GTATCTCAAGTGTACCAGGCAATGATGATTGAGAGTTTGTCTAGGATGATCcctttctttgatttttctgtTGTGGAAAGGATATCTGTGGATGCAGTCAAGAATAAATTTTTGGCCGCAAAAGTTGACCATATGAAGGGTATTGTTACGTTTGATAATATG GGCCTTGAGTCTGAGATTCTAAGGGATCACCTGACCATCCTTGCACAAACTTTGAATAAAGCTAGGGCAATGATTTATCCTCCTAGTAGGAATGCCTCAAAACTTGGTGAATTGCTTCCCAGTTTAGCTGAAACTGTGGATAAGGAACATAAGAGAGTTCTTGCTCGAAAATCCATAATTGAGAAacgcaaagaagaagaagaacgcaAACTTCTTGAGAAG GAACGTCTGGAAGAGTCAAAGAGGATAGAACTGCAGAAGATAACTGAGGAAGCAGAAAGAAAAAGACTGGCTTTTGAGTTTGAGGAGAGGAAGAATGAAAGGATCCGCAGGGAAATAGAGGAGCGGGACCTTGCAGAAGCCCAAGCTTTGCTTCAGGAAGCTTCACAACGAATTAAGTGGAAAGGAAAGAAGACAGGCATAGAGGGA GAAAAACTTACGAAGCAGAGTGTGATGGAGTTGACTTTGACTGAGCAACTCCGAGAAAGGCAGGAAATGGAAAAGAAATTGCAGAAACTTGCAAAGACTATGGATTATTTGGAGAGAGCGAAAAGAGAAGAGGCTGCTCCCCTGGTTGAAGCTGCATATCAACAGCGTTTAGTGGAAGAGAGGGCTCTACATGAACACGAGCAACAG CAAGAGATTGAGCTTAGCAAACAGCGCCATGATAAAGAGGTAAAGGAGAAGGAGAGGCTGGCTCGCATTAAGAACAATAAG GAAATATTTCAAGAAAGAGTTGTAAGTCGCCGGCAGGATGAATTTATCAGATtgagaagggagagagaggagCAGATCGCACAAATTTTGATGTCCAGGagacaagaaagagagaagatgaggaaaatgaaattttatttgagtttagAAGAGGAGAGACAGAAAAAATTGCGTGAGGAGGAGGAAGCACAGAAGCGTGAAG AAGCTGAGAGGCAAAGGAAAGAGCAGGCTGAACGCCAAGCAAAGTTGGATGAGATTGCTGAAAAAcagagacaaagagagagagagctggaagaaaaagagaggttAAGGAGAGAAGCACTTTTGGGGAGACCCACTGAGGGACCTTTAAAGCCTTCTCAACCTCCTACTTCACCCCGCCCATTGGATACAGGATCTGCTGCTGTTCCGGCTCCTGctgcagcagcagcagcagctgcACCATCCTCTGGAAAATTTGTCCCCAGGTTTAGGCGGGGATCAGAGAGCTCAGGCCAGGCCCCACCCCCAGAATCTGATCGGTGGGGTAGCAGACAGGATGATCGAATGACTCAAGCAGGTGACAGGTGGCGCAGTGATGACCGCAGATCCTCTGGTGGATCCTCCTTTGGTGGGGGTGGTGGCTCAAGGTCAACATGGTCATCATCCAGGATCCCTACTCGTGGCTCTGAACgttga